One Lacunisphaera limnophila DNA window includes the following coding sequences:
- a CDS encoding TonB-dependent receptor plug domain-containing protein gives MAPPLTHAPKPSALSWMAISLASLVKAQAAEEVGPAGAPAILRDLSFEELATITVTTVSKRQEQYFNAAAAVHVITGEEIRRSGALMLPEVLRLAPGVEVGAINSRSYAVAIRGFNGTASNKLLPLIDGRSLYSQRFASTIWDIRDLPLEDVEQIEVIGGPGGTTWGANAVNGVINIITKSARDTQGSLWAATAGSFEEAQLYARQGFAAGRDGWARVYVKAFQRGESESVNVADNNDGWSQVRAGFRYDRERTAGDTFTVTGDLFTSDADQLIAGRADRAHSSGGHLLARHQRALEGGGQLRLQSYLDVIRRDSGGNVSKADLFDVDGLVTTPAEAAVTYSAGVNYRLSRLTDSVDGSSGTVSDFMPLERYFNQGGFFLEAAHRPPTASWHLAAGAKMEYNDFTSWEFMPSVRGTWMPNDDVTWWASWSRASRIPSRFENDQLLVVSAPGFQSRTFPSPALKSEILDATELGWRWRGRESLHVDASLFYHHYSRLVTARTLPAPGPSMFSQDLDNQGTGTSRGAEVRVVWRPRSWWQLQAAYTYLHLEVGVAPGSSDTNLEQVESLSPRQQLSLRSSWNIGPRWELDAWFRSIARLPQPGRVIPGYETLDFRVGHQLGDGWEVVLAGQNLLEPAHREFRFFTVQAAVARGFYLRIERRH, from the coding sequence ATGGCCCCGCCGTTGACCCACGCCCCGAAGCCGTCCGCCTTGAGCTGGATGGCGATTTCGCTCGCGAGCCTGGTCAAGGCGCAAGCGGCCGAGGAGGTGGGCCCGGCCGGGGCCCCGGCCATTCTCCGGGATCTTTCCTTCGAGGAGCTGGCCACGATCACGGTGACCACGGTGTCGAAGCGGCAGGAACAATATTTCAATGCGGCGGCGGCGGTGCATGTGATCACGGGCGAGGAAATCCGCCGTTCCGGCGCCCTGATGCTGCCCGAGGTGCTGCGCCTGGCTCCCGGCGTCGAGGTGGGGGCCATCAACAGCCGGTCCTACGCGGTGGCCATCCGCGGCTTCAACGGCACCGCGTCCAACAAACTCCTGCCGCTGATCGACGGGCGGTCGCTGTATTCGCAGCGGTTTGCCTCGACGATCTGGGACATCCGCGACCTGCCGCTCGAAGACGTGGAACAGATCGAGGTGATCGGCGGGCCGGGCGGCACCACGTGGGGGGCCAACGCCGTGAACGGCGTCATCAATATCATCACCAAATCGGCCCGCGACACCCAGGGCAGCCTGTGGGCGGCCACGGCGGGCAGCTTCGAAGAGGCACAGCTGTACGCGCGGCAAGGTTTCGCCGCCGGCCGCGATGGCTGGGCGCGGGTTTATGTGAAGGCGTTCCAGCGGGGCGAATCCGAATCCGTCAACGTGGCGGACAACAACGACGGTTGGTCCCAGGTGCGCGCGGGCTTTCGCTATGACCGCGAGCGCACGGCCGGGGACACCTTCACGGTCACCGGCGACCTGTTCACCAGTGATGCGGATCAACTCATTGCCGGCCGGGCCGACCGCGCCCACTCGAGCGGCGGGCACCTGCTGGCCCGGCACCAGCGTGCGCTCGAGGGCGGCGGGCAACTGCGGCTGCAGAGCTATCTGGATGTCATCCGCCGGGATTCCGGCGGCAACGTGTCCAAGGCGGACCTGTTTGACGTGGATGGTCTCGTGACCACGCCCGCCGAGGCGGCGGTCACGTATTCCGCGGGGGTGAACTACCGTCTCAGCCGGTTGACCGACTCGGTTGACGGCAGTTCGGGCACCGTGTCCGATTTCATGCCGTTGGAGCGGTACTTCAACCAGGGCGGATTTTTTCTGGAAGCGGCGCACCGGCCCCCGACCGCCAGCTGGCACCTCGCCGCCGGCGCCAAGATGGAATACAACGATTTCACTTCCTGGGAATTCATGCCGTCCGTCCGCGGCACCTGGATGCCCAACGATGACGTCACGTGGTGGGCCTCCTGGTCCCGGGCCTCCCGCATCCCCTCGCGTTTTGAAAACGACCAGCTGCTGGTCGTGAGTGCGCCCGGTTTCCAGAGCCGCACGTTCCCCAGCCCCGCGCTCAAGTCGGAAATCCTCGATGCCACCGAGCTGGGCTGGCGCTGGCGCGGTCGCGAGTCGCTGCATGTGGACGCGAGCCTGTTTTATCATCACTACTCGCGGTTGGTCACGGCCCGCACGCTGCCGGCGCCCGGTCCTTCCATGTTCAGCCAGGACCTGGACAATCAGGGCACCGGCACCTCGCGCGGCGCGGAGGTGCGCGTGGTTTGGCGCCCACGGTCTTGGTGGCAGCTGCAGGCCGCCTACACGTATCTCCACCTGGAGGTGGGCGTGGCCCCGGGCAGCAGCGACACGAACCTCGAGCAGGTCGAGTCGCTCAGTCCGCGGCAGCAGCTGTCCTTGCGCTCCTCCTGGAACATCGGGCCCCGCTGGGAGCTGGATGCCTGGTTCCGGTCGATCGCGCGCCTGCCCCAGCCCGGCCGGGTGATCCCCGGCTATGAGACGCTGGATTTCCGCGTGGGTCATCAGCTCGGAGACGGCTGGGAGGTGGTGCTGGCGGGCCAAAACCTGCTCGAGCCCGCCCACCGCGAATTTCGTTTTTTCACCGTGCAGGCCGCCGTGGCCCGGGGCTTTTACCTGCGGATTGAACGCCGCCACTAG
- a CDS encoding YfiR family protein has product MLLLAPGLAAAPLPVPPVAAIAPAVMPEYSVKAAYLVRFTRYIEWPAGTFADASAPIVIGVLGRNPFGDLLVKSVAGVRSQGREVQVRVVANLEETAGCHVIFIGRGQERDEALWLEALRQRPVVTVTDSPEGLARGAILSLYVEEKAAGSRVVFGASLPAARRAGLQLSAAMLPSARQLIRGEEADPGEGV; this is encoded by the coding sequence ATGTTGCTCCTGGCCCCGGGGCTGGCGGCGGCCCCGCTGCCCGTGCCCCCGGTGGCGGCGATCGCGCCAGCCGTGATGCCGGAGTACAGCGTCAAGGCCGCCTACCTCGTGCGTTTCACCCGGTACATCGAGTGGCCGGCGGGCACCTTCGCTGACGCCTCGGCTCCGATCGTCATCGGCGTGCTGGGGCGCAATCCGTTTGGCGACCTGCTGGTGAAGTCGGTCGCCGGGGTCCGCAGCCAGGGGCGGGAGGTCCAGGTGCGGGTGGTGGCCAACCTGGAGGAAACGGCCGGCTGCCACGTGATCTTCATCGGTCGCGGCCAGGAGCGCGACGAGGCGTTGTGGCTGGAGGCGCTGCGGCAGCGCCCGGTCGTCACGGTGACGGATTCCCCGGAAGGACTGGCCCGCGGGGCGATCCTGAGCCTGTACGTCGAGGAAAAGGCCGCCGGTTCGCGCGTGGTCTTTGGCGCCAGCCTGCCGGCGGCGCGGCGCGCCGGCCTGCAGCTCAGTGCCGCGATGCTCCCCTCGGCGCGCCAGCTGATCCGTGGTGAAGAGGCCGATCCCGGGGAGGGCGTATGA
- a CDS encoding PAS domain S-box protein: MRRIAVDTLRARLAQLIVVAVLLAIFVTVSVLAVYEVTTFRPRVLSNAKAQADLIAEIIVPALEFNDAGTARKQLSVLRHESIVVAAGVYLADGSLLADYQKDGTAVVVPVAAPPQQDRIDGQKVLVSVKVKSEGVEIGRVWLQASLPGWAYRVRQYGPLFVVVAVIVLGLSLFIVWATRRQITDPIQSLVETVRRISVSQDLALRVPEKDQGELGALARSFNEMLGAIGQRDQLLRHRDARLVRHNAGLAQLSRADLVDESGFTQALRGITSLAADIQEAERVSVWFLDESMEAIQCIDLFVRASRSHTAGGRLTRADYPFYFGFLDKGRVLEVCDASQDERTREFAPRYLEQHRVGAMLDVPILWRGEIVGVLCHEHVGAARSWHADETALAVAFAERIAHLLERRSTLRADAALRESEARYRDFIAQAQDAIFTLSLDGRIQSVNDAARRVTGWELNTWVGHRFQRVLLPEDLAVAEQRFAAVIAGESPPSFELRIRARDGGLVTLEFAVSPQLKEGRVIGLLGIGRDVTERNRAEETQTRLEAQLRQAQKMEAIGNLAGGIAHDFNNILTAIIGHTQLAEMDLPLRHPARDALVNTLAASHRAKELVNQILAFSRKQEPKRVLLHLGLVVQESLKLLRPVLPSSIEIVTRLPEGLPGIMGDATQMHQVLVNLATNAAQVMAGQGGRLELAVEFVVVDQAMVQQRPQLRPGSFLRLLVSDTGSGMDEQTLQRIFEPFFTTKAPGQGTGLGLAVVHGIVQAHEGAIVVYSQPGQGTAFHLYFPAVAVTDTAARTPPALPVAAAVAGEGRSIMLVDDDSLVLLAAEKVLRRAGYRVMPFGDPEAALRAFQTSPTECDLIVTDLTMPRMLGTKLAAECRALRSDLPVLLTTGFGGALDRAALDRAGVVAMVQKPFTSESLLRAVAEAMVRPG; encoded by the coding sequence ATGAGACGCATTGCGGTCGATACCCTGCGGGCCCGGCTCGCCCAGCTGATCGTGGTGGCCGTGCTGCTGGCCATCTTTGTCACGGTCTCGGTCCTCGCCGTCTACGAGGTCACCACCTTCCGGCCCCGGGTCCTGAGCAACGCCAAGGCGCAGGCCGACCTCATCGCGGAGATCATCGTGCCGGCCTTGGAATTCAATGACGCCGGGACGGCGCGGAAGCAGCTTTCCGTGCTCCGCCATGAGTCGATTGTGGTGGCGGCGGGGGTGTACCTGGCGGACGGCAGCCTGCTGGCGGATTACCAAAAGGACGGCACCGCGGTCGTGGTCCCTGTCGCCGCGCCGCCCCAGCAGGACCGCATCGATGGCCAGAAGGTCCTCGTCTCGGTGAAAGTGAAGTCCGAGGGAGTGGAAATTGGCCGGGTGTGGCTGCAGGCCAGCTTGCCGGGTTGGGCTTACCGGGTGCGGCAGTATGGGCCCCTGTTCGTGGTGGTGGCGGTCATTGTCCTGGGGTTGTCGCTGTTTATCGTCTGGGCCACGCGCCGCCAGATCACCGATCCGATCCAGTCCCTGGTCGAGACGGTGCGGCGCATCAGCGTGAGCCAGGACCTCGCGCTCCGGGTGCCCGAGAAGGACCAGGGTGAACTCGGGGCCCTGGCGCGGTCGTTCAACGAGATGCTCGGGGCGATCGGCCAGCGCGACCAGTTGCTGCGGCACCGCGACGCCCGGCTGGTGCGCCATAACGCCGGTCTCGCCCAGCTCAGCCGGGCGGACCTCGTGGATGAGTCCGGCTTCACCCAGGCCCTGCGCGGCATCACCTCGCTGGCGGCCGACATTCAGGAAGCGGAGCGGGTCAGCGTCTGGTTTCTGGATGAATCCATGGAGGCGATCCAGTGCATCGATCTTTTCGTGCGGGCCAGCCGGAGTCACACCGCGGGCGGGCGGCTCACCCGCGCCGACTATCCCTTTTACTTTGGTTTCCTCGACAAGGGCCGGGTGCTGGAAGTCTGCGATGCCAGCCAGGACGAGCGCACCCGCGAATTCGCCCCGCGCTACCTCGAGCAACACCGGGTGGGGGCCATGCTGGACGTGCCCATCCTCTGGCGCGGCGAGATTGTCGGGGTGCTGTGCCATGAGCACGTCGGGGCCGCCCGGTCCTGGCATGCGGACGAGACCGCGCTGGCGGTCGCCTTCGCCGAGCGCATCGCCCACCTGCTGGAGCGGCGCTCGACCCTGCGCGCGGATGCCGCGCTGCGCGAGAGCGAGGCGCGTTACCGGGATTTCATCGCCCAGGCCCAGGACGCCATCTTCACCCTGTCGCTCGACGGCCGGATCCAGTCGGTCAACGACGCCGCGCGCCGGGTCACCGGCTGGGAACTCAACACCTGGGTGGGGCATCGCTTCCAGCGGGTCCTGTTGCCGGAGGACCTGGCGGTGGCGGAGCAGCGTTTCGCCGCGGTCATCGCCGGCGAGAGTCCGCCGTCGTTCGAGCTCCGGATCCGCGCGCGCGACGGCGGCCTGGTCACGCTGGAATTCGCCGTCTCCCCCCAGCTCAAGGAAGGCCGCGTCATCGGCCTGCTCGGCATCGGCCGCGACGTGACCGAGCGCAACCGCGCGGAGGAGACCCAGACGCGCCTCGAGGCCCAGCTCCGGCAGGCCCAGAAAATGGAGGCGATCGGCAACCTCGCCGGGGGCATCGCGCATGATTTCAACAACATCCTGACCGCGATCATCGGGCACACGCAGCTGGCGGAGATGGATCTGCCGCTGCGGCACCCGGCCCGCGATGCGCTCGTCAACACCCTGGCGGCTTCGCATCGCGCGAAGGAGCTCGTCAACCAGATCCTGGCGTTCAGCCGCAAGCAGGAGCCGAAACGCGTGCTGCTCCATCTCGGCCTGGTGGTGCAGGAGTCCCTCAAGCTGCTGCGTCCCGTGTTGCCGTCCTCGATCGAGATTGTGACCCGGCTGCCCGAGGGTCTGCCCGGCATCATGGGGGATGCGACGCAGATGCACCAGGTGCTCGTCAATCTGGCGACGAACGCGGCCCAGGTCATGGCGGGGCAGGGCGGCCGGCTGGAGCTGGCGGTCGAGTTCGTGGTGGTGGACCAGGCGATGGTGCAGCAGCGGCCCCAACTCCGGCCCGGCTCGTTCCTGCGCCTGCTGGTGAGCGACACCGGGTCGGGCATGGACGAACAGACCTTGCAGCGCATCTTCGAACCCTTCTTCACGACCAAGGCGCCGGGCCAGGGCACGGGCCTCGGCCTCGCGGTGGTGCACGGCATCGTGCAGGCGCACGAGGGGGCCATCGTGGTCTACAGCCAGCCGGGGCAGGGCACCGCGTTCCACCTCTACTTTCCCGCGGTCGCGGTCACGGACACCGCAGCCCGGACCCCGCCGGCCCTCCCCGTCGCCGCGGCGGTGGCGGGTGAAGGCCGGAGCATCATGCTGGTGGATGACGACAGCCTGGTCCTGCTCGCCGCCGAGAAGGTGCTCCGCCGGGCCGGCTACCGGGTGATGCCTTTTGGTGATCCGGAGGCGGCGCTGCGGGCGTTCCAGACGTCGCCGACGGAATGCGATCTGATCGTCACCGACCTGACCATGCCGCGGATGCTGGGCACGAAGCTGGCTGCGGAGTGCCGCGCCCTGCGGTCGGACCTGCCGGTGCTGTTGACGACGGGCTTCGGCGGAGCGCTCGACCGGGCGGCCCTGGATCGGGCGGGCGTCGTGGCCATGGTGCAGAAACCCTTCACCAGCGAGTCCCTCCTGCGCGCGGTGGCGGAGGCGATGGTCCGCCCGGGTTAA
- a CDS encoding transporter, giving the protein MNSTPTPRHPTLPLAALTSLLGLFLLPSALFGQGCVIARGGGGAMISDSSGYMEPGDWTLSTAIRWFRSDRHYAGGAEQKHRQEQQTQVINESYFYDVSATYAWSKRLTTTLTLPFVDHDRTSLYEHLGNTSGQRFRTQAAGLGDMRVSAAWWAVDPNADHHRGNVALGFGIKAPTGDYRARDTFIRPAGPTERFVDSSIQPGDGAWGYNLELQGFYHLKGNLSAYGNAFYLFNPEGRVEATGFSIPDAYMVRTGLDYRLAQVPGVTLSLGGRVEGVPGRDVFGSSIGFRRPGYAISVEPGFTFSKGRFTGTLTVPVALERRRTMTYGATRLGDAAFADFSINTSFSFRL; this is encoded by the coding sequence ATGAACTCCACGCCTACCCCCCGTCACCCCACCCTTCCGCTGGCGGCCTTGACCAGCCTGCTCGGCCTCTTCCTCCTGCCCTCCGCCCTTTTCGGCCAGGGCTGCGTCATCGCCCGCGGCGGCGGCGGCGCCATGATCTCCGACAGCTCCGGGTACATGGAGCCGGGCGACTGGACGCTCAGCACCGCGATCCGCTGGTTCCGCTCCGACCGCCACTACGCCGGCGGCGCCGAGCAGAAACACCGCCAGGAACAGCAGACCCAGGTGATCAACGAATCGTACTTCTACGATGTCAGCGCGACCTACGCCTGGTCGAAGCGCCTGACCACCACGCTCACCCTGCCCTTCGTGGATCATGACCGCACCTCCCTCTACGAACACCTGGGCAACACCTCCGGCCAGCGCTTCCGGACCCAGGCCGCCGGTCTCGGCGACATGCGCGTGAGCGCGGCCTGGTGGGCGGTTGACCCCAACGCCGATCACCACCGCGGCAACGTCGCCCTGGGCTTCGGCATCAAGGCCCCGACCGGAGACTACCGGGCCCGGGACACGTTCATCCGGCCCGCCGGGCCCACCGAGCGCTTTGTGGATTCGTCCATCCAACCCGGCGACGGGGCGTGGGGCTACAACCTCGAGTTGCAGGGCTTCTACCACCTGAAGGGCAACCTCTCCGCTTACGGCAACGCCTTCTACCTCTTCAACCCCGAGGGCCGCGTCGAGGCCACGGGTTTCTCGATCCCGGATGCCTACATGGTCCGGACCGGGCTGGACTATCGCCTGGCCCAGGTCCCCGGCGTGACCCTCAGCCTCGGCGGCCGCGTCGAGGGCGTGCCCGGCCGCGACGTGTTCGGTAGCAGCATCGGCTTTCGGCGCCCCGGGTATGCCATCTCGGTCGAACCCGGCTTCACCTTCAGCAAGGGCCGCTTCACCGGCACCCTGACGGTCCCCGTCGCGCTGGAGCGCCGCCGGACGATGACCTACGGCGCGACCCGTCTGGGTGACGCGGCCTTCGCGGACTTCTCGATCAACACGAGCTTTTCCTTCCGTCTCTAA
- a CDS encoding vanadium-dependent haloperoxidase, producing MKLPRLVVLAFLALPCYCLPALAADNAVLVWNEQVLNATRLGRNPPPIASLHLATYHAAIYDAVNGIVRTHQPWRVSEPAPAGVNIDAAIAGAAHTVLHALWGQSSNPRNFDIALEKALAEIPDGPAETEGVAYGRKVAAAVLAIRAQSGWNKLPEGSFSSNEPGIWRETPPGFRPPVTPQVATTTPYVMKAPDQFRAPPPQRIDSKEYAEEIAFVNKVGPRDNAERTEYQTLSTPFWMDDLGSSTPAGHWNTIAQDLSRRNKLDTVTCARLFALLNFACADAGISCWDSKYFYRTWRPESAIREEDRKFNPLVVHNPDFIPNMAAPAHPDYTSGHSTFTGAGTRLLERWFGTDEIEFTTTSDGLPGAVRTFKNLSDARREVGMSRVYGGIHTMSANIEGQKAGISIADYVFENALQPVVK from the coding sequence ATGAAACTCCCCCGTCTTGTCGTTTTGGCGTTCCTCGCCCTCCCGTGTTATTGCCTGCCGGCCTTGGCCGCAGACAACGCCGTGCTCGTCTGGAACGAGCAGGTGCTCAATGCCACCCGCCTGGGGCGCAATCCGCCGCCGATTGCCTCCCTGCACCTCGCGACCTATCACGCCGCGATCTACGATGCGGTCAACGGCATCGTGCGCACCCACCAGCCGTGGCGGGTGAGCGAGCCGGCGCCAGCCGGCGTGAATATCGATGCCGCCATCGCGGGCGCGGCGCACACTGTGCTCCATGCGCTGTGGGGCCAGTCGTCCAACCCGCGCAACTTTGACATCGCCCTGGAGAAGGCGCTGGCGGAAATCCCTGACGGTCCCGCCGAGACCGAGGGGGTCGCTTACGGACGCAAGGTCGCCGCGGCGGTGCTCGCGATCCGCGCACAAAGCGGCTGGAACAAGCTGCCCGAGGGTTCCTTCAGCAGCAACGAGCCCGGCATCTGGCGCGAGACGCCCCCGGGCTTCCGGCCGCCCGTTACCCCGCAGGTTGCCACGACCACGCCCTACGTGATGAAGGCCCCGGATCAGTTTCGCGCCCCGCCGCCGCAGCGGATCGACTCGAAGGAATACGCCGAGGAAATCGCCTTCGTGAACAAGGTCGGCCCGCGCGACAACGCCGAGCGGACCGAATACCAGACCCTGTCCACTCCCTTCTGGATGGATGACCTCGGTTCCTCCACGCCGGCCGGTCACTGGAACACCATCGCCCAGGACCTTTCGCGGCGGAACAAGCTCGACACCGTCACCTGCGCCCGGCTTTTCGCGCTGCTCAACTTCGCCTGCGCGGACGCCGGCATCTCCTGCTGGGACAGCAAGTACTTCTACCGGACCTGGCGGCCCGAGTCCGCGATCCGCGAGGAGGACCGGAAATTCAATCCGCTGGTCGTCCATAATCCCGATTTCATCCCGAACATGGCGGCCCCGGCCCATCCCGATTACACCTCCGGCCACAGCACCTTCACCGGCGCCGGCACCCGCCTGCTTGAGCGCTGGTTTGGCACCGACGAGATCGAGTTCACCACCACCTCCGACGGTCTGCCCGGTGCCGTGCGCACCTTCAAGAATCTGTCCGACGCCCGCCGGGAGGTCGGCATGAGCCGCGTCTATGGCGGCATTCACACCATGTCGGCCAATATCGAGGGCCAGAAGGCCGGCATCAGCATCGCCGACTACGTCTTCGAGAACGCGCTGCAGCCGGTCGTGAAGTAG
- a CDS encoding VCBS repeat-containing protein, producing MLKKLLPCLLASLAVLAAADTSSVPLRPRLAAAPGAKPFTRLDPAAAGLTVTNVFNDPRMWGNRFRELTLGAVETGVAVADFNRDGRPDLFAISKNGPCALYLQSVDWKFQEVAQPAGVAVADGFSSNTGATVVDINQDGWPDLYVCRYELPNLLFVNEGDGTFSERAKAYGLDIKDASVHATFADYDRDGYLDCYLVTNILDFTKSPQGRRDYLFRNNGNGTFADVTVKAGIWGLTQGHTALWLDANHDGWPDLYVANDFETPDRFYLNRGDGTFTDVVDERLPHVTYFSMGADAGDLNNDGLVDFLITDMRDRNHAEYMTGMEEIGRGLWEMERVSELVPQYMWNAVYLNSGTDRFAEAAHLLGLEATGWTWSARLGDLDNDGRIDAFVTAGMIRNFIDADLVDKQNVAPTLAARAKVWQNSAPRREKTLAYRNLGGLAFADMSAAWGLDETTVAFGSAVADLDGDGDLDLVYANHEGPPTVIRNDTTDGHAVVIRLDGRAPNREGIGAELRLETAAGVQVRQLFNERGIASSEPALVHFGLGADPVIRKLTIRWPRGQVQVLEDLRADRLITVKEPALAEGANLAPAVFKQAPRADALFVEVAAARGLKHTTQLRPYDEFIGQRLLPRRLNGQGPALATADVNADGHADLFVSGAAGQAGRLFFAQADGSYTPAADQPWNAAAEADDTGAIFLDANGDGAPDLYVAAGGVQSPKGDALYHDRLYLNDGKGRFTAAPAGALPADGECTQVVAAADFDGDGRTDLFVGGRTVPGKYPETPRSFLYRNEGGKFTDVTDRVAPGLSGLGLVTAALWADLDGDGKSDLIVATEWGQVSVFNNTGWSLVKTPLAAATGWWSALAVADVNGDGRPDIVAGNNGLNTKYHASTAEPTELYAGDFDGSGRSHLVEAQYQDGKLVPVRGRSKLAYAFPWLAKKFPTYKAFAAASLADLFGADRLAGVQRLSATELASGVFVQQADGSFRFAPLPREAQLAPVNAIVARDLDGDAKLDLLLVGNHFGPEPSTGRFDGSLGLVLKGDGQGAFTALLPAAAGVLVPGEARAAVVLPGGKGPRIVVACNQGPLLLFERK from the coding sequence ATGCTGAAGAAACTGCTCCCCTGTCTCCTTGCCTCGTTGGCCGTCCTCGCCGCCGCCGACACCTCGAGCGTGCCGCTCCGCCCGCGCTTGGCGGCAGCCCCCGGCGCCAAGCCCTTCACGCGGCTCGATCCCGCGGCGGCCGGCCTCACCGTGACGAATGTTTTCAACGATCCGCGCATGTGGGGCAACCGCTTCCGCGAGCTCACCCTCGGCGCCGTCGAGACTGGCGTGGCCGTGGCCGATTTCAACCGGGACGGCCGGCCCGACCTCTTTGCCATCTCCAAGAACGGCCCCTGCGCGCTCTATCTCCAGTCGGTGGATTGGAAGTTCCAGGAGGTCGCCCAGCCGGCCGGCGTGGCCGTCGCCGACGGTTTCTCCAGCAACACCGGCGCCACCGTGGTGGACATCAATCAGGACGGCTGGCCGGATCTCTATGTCTGCCGCTATGAGCTGCCCAACCTCCTGTTCGTGAATGAGGGCGATGGCACCTTCAGCGAGCGCGCCAAGGCATACGGCCTCGATATCAAGGACGCCTCCGTCCACGCCACCTTCGCCGACTATGATCGCGATGGGTACCTCGACTGCTACCTCGTCACCAACATCCTTGATTTCACGAAATCCCCGCAGGGCCGCCGCGACTACCTTTTCCGCAACAACGGCAATGGCACCTTCGCCGATGTGACCGTGAAGGCCGGCATCTGGGGTCTCACGCAGGGCCACACCGCGCTCTGGCTCGACGCCAACCACGATGGCTGGCCCGATCTGTATGTCGCCAACGACTTCGAGACGCCCGACCGCTTCTACCTCAACCGGGGTGATGGCACCTTCACTGACGTGGTCGACGAGCGCCTGCCGCATGTCACGTATTTCTCGATGGGCGCCGATGCCGGCGACCTCAACAACGACGGGCTGGTGGATTTCCTCATCACCGACATGCGGGACCGCAACCATGCCGAGTATATGACCGGGATGGAGGAGATCGGTCGCGGCCTCTGGGAAATGGAGCGCGTCAGCGAACTCGTGCCCCAGTACATGTGGAACGCCGTCTACCTGAACAGCGGCACCGACCGCTTCGCCGAGGCCGCCCACCTCCTCGGCTTGGAAGCCACGGGCTGGACCTGGTCCGCCCGCCTCGGTGACCTCGACAACGACGGCCGGATCGACGCCTTCGTCACCGCCGGCATGATCCGCAACTTCATCGACGCCGACCTGGTGGACAAGCAGAACGTCGCCCCCACGCTCGCCGCCCGCGCCAAGGTCTGGCAGAACTCGGCTCCGCGTCGGGAAAAGACGCTGGCCTACCGCAACCTTGGCGGCCTCGCCTTCGCCGACATGTCCGCCGCCTGGGGTCTGGACGAGACCACGGTCGCCTTCGGCTCCGCCGTGGCCGACCTTGATGGCGACGGCGATCTTGATCTCGTCTACGCCAATCACGAAGGTCCGCCCACCGTCATCCGCAACGATACCACCGACGGCCACGCCGTGGTCATCCGCCTCGACGGCCGGGCCCCAAATCGCGAGGGTATTGGCGCGGAACTCAGGCTGGAGACCGCCGCTGGAGTGCAGGTGCGCCAGCTGTTCAACGAGCGCGGCATCGCCTCGAGCGAGCCGGCGCTGGTTCACTTTGGCCTCGGCGCCGATCCCGTCATCCGGAAACTCACCATCCGCTGGCCGCGCGGACAGGTGCAGGTGTTGGAGGACCTACGCGCCGACCGGCTCATCACCGTCAAGGAACCGGCGCTCGCCGAAGGGGCCAATCTCGCCCCTGCCGTCTTCAAGCAGGCGCCGCGGGCGGACGCCCTCTTCGTGGAGGTGGCCGCGGCCCGTGGTCTGAAGCACACGACCCAGCTCCGCCCTTACGACGAGTTCATCGGCCAGCGGCTGCTGCCGCGCCGCCTCAACGGCCAGGGGCCGGCGCTGGCCACAGCCGACGTCAACGCCGACGGCCATGCCGATCTGTTTGTCAGCGGTGCCGCCGGGCAAGCCGGTCGCCTCTTTTTCGCGCAGGCCGACGGGTCTTACACCCCGGCCGCCGACCAGCCGTGGAACGCGGCCGCCGAGGCCGACGACACCGGCGCGATCTTCCTCGATGCCAACGGCGACGGCGCCCCGGACCTGTATGTCGCCGCCGGCGGCGTCCAGTCACCCAAGGGGGATGCCCTGTACCACGACCGACTCTACCTCAACGACGGCAAGGGTCGTTTCACCGCCGCTCCGGCCGGCGCCTTGCCCGCAGACGGGGAGTGCACGCAGGTCGTGGCCGCAGCGGATTTTGATGGGGATGGCAGGACCGACCTCTTTGTCGGCGGTCGCACGGTGCCGGGGAAATACCCGGAGACGCCCCGTAGCTTCCTCTACCGCAATGAGGGCGGGAAATTCACCGACGTGACCGACCGGGTGGCCCCTGGCCTGAGCGGCCTCGGCCTCGTCACAGCCGCGCTCTGGGCCGATCTCGATGGCGACGGCAAGTCCGACCTGATCGTCGCCACCGAATGGGGCCAGGTCAGCGTGTTCAACAACACGGGCTGGTCACTCGTGAAGACGCCGCTGGCCGCCGCCACGGGTTGGTGGAGCGCGCTGGCCGTGGCCGACGTGAATGGCGACGGCCGGCCGGACATCGTCGCCGGCAACAACGGCCTCAACACCAAATATCACGCCTCGACCGCCGAACCGACCGAGCTCTACGCCGGGGATTTCGACGGCAGCGGTCGCTCGCACCTCGTCGAGGCGCAATATCAGGACGGCAAGCTCGTCCCCGTGCGCGGGCGCAGCAAGCTGGCCTACGCGTTCCCCTGGCTCGCGAAGAAATTCCCGACCTACAAGGCCTTTGCCGCGGCCTCACTCGCCGACCTCTTCGGCGCCGACCGGCTCGCCGGCGTGCAGCGCCTCAGCGCCACGGAACTCGCCAGCGGGGTCTTCGTGCAGCAGGCCGACGGGTCGTTCCGGTTTGCCCCGCTGCCGCGTGAGGCCCAGCTGGCCCCGGTCAATGCCATCGTCGCGCGCGACCTCGATGGTGACGCCAAGCTCGACCTCCTGCTGGTCGGCAACCACTTCGGCCCCGAGCCATCGACCGGCCGTTTCGACGGCAGTCTCGGTCTCGTCCTCAAGGGTGACGGCCAGGGTGCGTTCACCGCGCTTCTGCCCGCCGCCGCCGGCGTGCTCGTGCCGGGTGAAGCGCGCGCCGCGGTGGTGCTCCCGGGTGGGAAGGGCCCGCGCATCGTCGTGGCCTGCAACCAAGGCCCGCTGCTGCTCTTCGAGCGGAAGTGA